A single window of Candidatus Rokuibacteriota bacterium DNA harbors:
- a CDS encoding acetyl-CoA acetyltransferase, whose translation MASNGIRDRVAIIGMGCTPFGEHWDKSVDDLLVEAATGALNSAGVPIDAIDAFWLGTLFSGQSGLTLSRPLKIDYKPVSRLENFCATGSEAFRNASYAVACGAYDMAMAIGVEKLKDSGFSGLPGLAAPADGTQAGITAPAMFSLLAPAYAKKYGIDEALLKDVMTRIAWKNHKNGALNPRAQFRKEVAKEVIACSPRVAGPLGIFDCSGVSDGAAAAVIVRAEDAHRYTDKPLFVKALSFIAGPAAGPIDPDYDYTTFPEVAASAVDAYRQAGIKDPRAELAMAEVHDCFTPTELTLMEDLAFAPRGTAWKEVLAGTFDLDGELAVNPDGGLKSFGHPIGASGLRMLFEAWLQLRGEAGPRQIPSVARGRKLAMTHNLGGAPGECVSFVSIVGSERSA comes from the coding sequence ATGGCGAGCAACGGCATCCGCGACCGCGTGGCGATCATCGGCATGGGCTGCACGCCCTTCGGCGAGCACTGGGACAAGAGCGTCGACGATCTCCTCGTGGAGGCGGCCACCGGCGCCCTGAACTCCGCCGGCGTCCCCATCGACGCGATCGACGCCTTCTGGCTCGGCACGCTCTTCTCCGGCCAGAGCGGGCTCACGCTCTCCCGCCCGCTCAAGATCGACTACAAGCCGGTGAGCCGGCTCGAGAACTTCTGCGCCACGGGCTCCGAGGCCTTCCGCAACGCCTCCTACGCCGTCGCCTGCGGCGCCTACGACATGGCCATGGCCATCGGCGTCGAGAAGCTGAAGGACTCGGGGTTCTCCGGGCTGCCCGGGCTCGCCGCCCCCGCCGACGGCACCCAGGCCGGCATCACCGCGCCGGCCATGTTCAGCCTGCTGGCCCCGGCCTACGCCAAGAAGTACGGGATCGACGAGGCCCTCCTCAAGGACGTCATGACCCGCATCGCCTGGAAGAACCACAAGAACGGGGCGCTCAACCCGCGGGCCCAGTTCAGGAAAGAGGTCGCGAAGGAGGTCATCGCCTGCTCGCCACGCGTGGCAGGGCCGCTGGGCATCTTCGACTGCTCTGGCGTGAGCGACGGCGCGGCCGCCGCGGTGATCGTCCGGGCCGAGGATGCCCACAGGTACACCGACAAGCCGCTCTTCGTGAAGGCCCTGTCCTTCATCGCGGGCCCCGCCGCCGGGCCCATCGATCCCGACTACGACTACACCACCTTCCCCGAGGTGGCGGCCTCCGCCGTCGACGCCTACCGCCAGGCGGGCATCAAGGACCCGCGCGCCGAGCTGGCCATGGCCGAGGTCCACGATTGCTTCACCCCCACCGAGCTGACCCTCATGGAAGACCTCGCCTTCGCCCCGCGCGGGACGGCGTGGAAGGAGGTGCTCGCGGGCACCTTCGACCTCGACGGCGAGCTGGCGGTGAACCCCGACGGCGGGCTCAAGTCCTTCGGCCACCCCATCGGCGCCTCGGGCCTGCGCATGCTCTTCGAGGCCTGGCTGCAGCTCCGCGGCGAGGCCGGCCCGCGCCAGATCCCGAGCGTCGCCCGCGGCAGGAAGCTCGCCATGACCCACAACCTCGGCGGCGCCCCCGGCGAGTGCGTGTCCTTCGTCAGCATCGTGGGGTCCGAGCGCAGCGCCTGA
- a CDS encoding hydroxymethylglutaryl-CoA synthase family protein: MNGIVAYGAYVPYFRLDRTAMAAALGQPGGKGTRAVASYDEDTTSMGVEAARAALRAAPRVRPAALYFATAAPGYLDKTNATAIHAALGLDLTAPAWDMLGAVRSGAGALRAALDAGRLTLAVCADIRTGLPGGADEREGGDAAVAFLCGEGSAEAPLLAEPVAWAHATAEFLDRWRPPGATASRQWEERFGEHAYVPLGEAAVTEALKQAGVTAQALDRLIVAGPHARACKRVAAAVGAKPAAVADDLSATVGNTGTAHAGLLLADTLDGAAPDQLLAVVSLADGCDVTIWRTTAALSTRRAPGTVAQQVAGGAAVPYAAFLTWRGFLDREPPRRPDPERPAAPPSFRGGAWKFAFTGSRCQACGARHVPPQRICLKCHAVDRMAPERLSDVPAVIATFTVDRLAYSLSPPVVAAVIDFEGGGRFQCELTDVDPAAVAIGTRVEMTFRRLFTAGGVHNYFWKARPLRASSS, translated from the coding sequence ATGAACGGCATCGTCGCCTACGGCGCCTACGTCCCGTACTTCCGCCTCGACCGCACGGCGATGGCCGCCGCGCTCGGCCAGCCGGGCGGCAAGGGCACCCGCGCCGTCGCCTCCTACGACGAGGACACGACCTCCATGGGCGTGGAGGCTGCGCGGGCGGCGCTGCGGGCAGCGCCCCGGGTGCGGCCGGCCGCCCTCTACTTCGCCACCGCCGCGCCAGGTTACCTCGACAAGACCAATGCCACGGCGATCCACGCGGCGCTCGGCCTCGATCTCACCGCGCCGGCCTGGGACATGCTGGGGGCGGTGCGCTCGGGCGCAGGCGCGCTGCGCGCGGCGCTCGACGCCGGGCGGCTGACGCTGGCCGTGTGCGCCGACATCCGCACGGGACTGCCCGGCGGCGCCGACGAGCGCGAGGGCGGAGATGCGGCGGTGGCCTTCCTCTGCGGCGAGGGCTCCGCCGAGGCGCCGCTCCTGGCCGAGCCCGTCGCCTGGGCCCATGCCACGGCCGAGTTCCTCGATCGCTGGCGGCCGCCGGGTGCCACCGCCTCCCGCCAGTGGGAGGAGCGCTTCGGCGAGCACGCCTACGTGCCGCTGGGCGAGGCAGCCGTGACCGAGGCGCTCAAGCAGGCCGGTGTCACGGCGCAGGCGCTGGACCGGCTCATCGTCGCCGGGCCGCATGCCCGGGCCTGCAAGCGGGTCGCCGCGGCGGTGGGGGCGAAGCCGGCGGCGGTGGCCGACGACCTCTCCGCGACGGTGGGCAACACGGGGACGGCGCACGCGGGGCTCTTGCTGGCGGATACCCTCGACGGCGCCGCGCCCGATCAGCTCCTCGCGGTGGTCTCGCTGGCCGACGGCTGCGACGTGACGATCTGGCGCACCACTGCCGCGCTCTCCACGCGCCGCGCGCCGGGGACGGTGGCGCAGCAGGTCGCCGGGGGCGCCGCGGTCCCCTACGCGGCCTTCCTCACCTGGCGCGGCTTCCTCGACCGCGAGCCGCCGCGCCGGCCCGATCCCGAGCGCCCGGCGGCGCCGCCGTCCTTCCGCGGCGGGGCGTGGAAGTTCGCCTTCACGGGCAGCCGCTGCCAGGCCTGTGGGGCCCGGCACGTGCCGCCCCAGCGCATCTGTCTCAAGTGCCACGCCGTGGACCGGATGGCGCCCGAGCGGCTCAGCGATGTGCCGGCCGTCATCGCCACCTTCACGGTGGACCGGCTGGCCTACTCGCTGTCGCCGCCCGTCGTGGCCGCGGTGATCGACTTCGAGGGCGGCGGCCGCTTCCAGTGCGAGCTGACCGACGTGGACCCCGCCGCGGTCGCCATCGGCACCCGAGTGGAGATGACCTTCCGGCGGCTCTTCACGGCCGGCGGCGTCCACAACTACTTCTGGAAGGCGCGTCCTCTCCGCGCCAGCAGCAGCTGA